Part of the Triticum urartu cultivar G1812 chromosome 2, Tu2.1, whole genome shotgun sequence genome, TGAAGTAACCCAGCCGGCCGTAGGGTCTCCGTCTTGTTGCGCTGGCATGTCTGACAAGACCGAACCCAGTCGCGGACCAGGGCGCGATCGCCAGGGATGTAGAAGTCGACGCGAAGACGATGGAGGGTTTTCTGCACACCCTCATGACCTGCCGAGTGGGCGAGCTGTAACACCTGGTGACGGAGATCATCATGCGCCGGAACAAAGATCCGGCGCCCATGGAGAAGCAGTCCGTCAGAGAAGCGCCACGGCTCCTCCAGGTCGCCGGCCATGAGCTGCTGCCGAAGAAGGACGGCGTCGTCGGCCGTCGCAGTTGCGCGGCGGATGTCGGCGAAGAGACCGAACGTCGGCCCGGAGCGGATGCACAGGACCGCCCCGGCGGACTCGTCGACGGAGGCGATGTCGGAGTCGCGACGGGACAGCGCGTCGGCCACGGTGTTAAGGCGGCCCGGCCGATACTCGACGGAGAAGTCGAAGCCGAAGAGCTTGTTGATCCACTGGTGTTGTGGCACGGTCGACAGCCGTTGGTGCAGCAAGAACTTCAGGCTGTAGTGGTTTGTGCGAATGTGGAAGGACCGTCCCCACAAGTACGGCCGCCAATGACGAACGGCCTGCACAAGGCCAATGAGCTCCCGCTCGTATGCCGCCAACTTGAGATGGTGAGGAGCGAAAGGCCGGCTGAAGAAGGCGAGGGGTCCATCGCCCTGATGAAGCACGGCGCCGAAACCAGCGCCCGAGGCGTCACAGTCCACCACGAACGGGCGGTCGAAGTCGGGCATCTGGAGGACGGGGCCCGTCGTGAGGGCCCCCTTGAGGGCCTCGAACGCCGTCGTCGTCCCAAGCGAAAGCGTCGCGGCGAAGCAACCGCGTGAGGGGCGTCGCGATGAGCCCGAACTCCCGGATAAATTTCCGGTAGTAGCCGGCGAGGCCGAGGAACCCGCGGAGAGCCCGCGGCGAGCGAGGTGTCGGCCATGCGGAGACGGCCGCCACCTTGTCGGCGTCCATAGCCACCCCGTCGGCAGAGATGACATGGCCGAGGTAGGCGACGGTAGGTGTCCCGAACGAGCACTTCGAGCGCTTAAGGTGGAGGTGGTGCGCCCGAAGCTCGTTGAAGACGATGGCGACGTGCTGGAGGTGCTCAGCCCAGGTGACGCTGTAGATAAGAATGTCATCAAAGAAAACAAGCACAAATCGCCGTAAGTAGGGCCGGAGGACGTCGTTCATCAGGGCCTGGAAAGTCGCTGGGGCGTTGGCGAGGCCGAAGGGCATCACCAAGAACTCGAAATGGCCATGGTGGGTGCGAAACGCCTTCTTGGTGATGTCGTCTGGATGCATACGCACCTGATGATAGCCTGACCGGAGATCGAGCTTGGTGAAGAAGCGCGCCCCATGTAGCTCATCCAAGAGCTCGTCGACCACCGGTATAGGGAACTTGTCCTTGAGCGTGAGCGCGTTCAGGGCGCGGTAGTCGATGCAGAAACGCCAAGTGTCGTCCGACTTGCGGACGAGCAGCACCGGGGCGGTGAAGGGTGACGTGGAGATCCGGATGATGCCCGCGGCGAGCATCAGGGCACACTGGCGCTCCAACTCATCCTTCTGCAGCTGAGGGTAGCGGTAGGGCCGAACCGCCACAGGAGGGGTACCCGGCATGAGGTGGATATGATGGTCGTACACCCGGGCGGGCGGAAGACCCCATGGCTCGTCGAAGAGGTCGCTGTGCTGCTGCAGAAGGGAATCCAGCAGGGGTTGCTCGGCCTCCGAGGACGCGGCGACCAGCTGGAGATGGGGCACGGCCGGCGCAGCGCCCCCAAGGCCGTCCCACCGGACGCGGAGGCCCAGCCGCCATAACGTCATCGTGAGCGCGTCGAAGTCTCATAGGATGGGACCGAGGGTCCGTAGAAAATCCACCCCGAGGATGAGGTCGAAGCAGCCAAGGTCGATCCCTACACATGTAATGGAGAAGTGTTCGCCACCAATGGAGATGGGAACGTCACGGGCGAGCCCATGACACCGGAGGCGATCGCCGTTCGCCACCGTGATCCGCAGGCGCTCCCCGCCCGTCGTCGGAAGGGCTAGCCGACGCATGGTCGCCTCGGGCAAGAAGTTATGGGTGGAGCCAGTATCCAGCAGGGCCACCAGTCACTCGCCATGGATCGTCACCGGCAGCAGCATGGTCCGCTCGCCACGGATGCCGGCGAGGGCGTGGAGGGAGACGACGCACGCCGTCGCCGTGGGATCCGCGGGCGTGTCCGCGGTCGCCTCGGGTGGTGGTGTCGCATCGGTGTAGTCGACTGTCTCCAAGTAAAAGAGGCGGGGGCAGACATGGGTCGGCGTGTAGGGCTCATCGCAGTTGAAGCAGAGTCCCTGACGGCGACGCTCCTGCTGCTCGGCCGGTGACAACCGGCGGAAAGTCCGTGTGGTGGCCGGGGGCGTGGTCGTCACGGCTGGAGGAGGCCGGCCCGGTGCTGGAGGAGTCGGCGCTGGTCGACTGGGCTGGCGGCCGCCCCGTCCGGGCTGTTGCTGCAGTGCCTGGGCCCGCTGCTCGAAAGCTAGGGCGTAGTACATGGCCGTCTGGAGGCGGGGGGATCCCGGAGCTCGACGTCCGCGCGAATATGGTCCGGCAGACCGCCCACAAATAACTCGGCACGCTGAATCCCGGAGACGCTCGGCGCGTGGCATGCCAGGGCCTGGAAGCGGTCGGCGTAGTCCTGAACCGTGGAGGTGAACTGTAAGCGGCCGAGGGCCGCCAGGCGGCTCCCGCGGATAGGAGGCCCGAACCGGAGAAGACAGAGCTCCCGGAAGCGCTCCCATGGTGGCATGCCGCCCTCGTCCTGCTCGAGGGCGTAGTACCAGGTCTGCGCCGCGCCGCGGAGATGATAGGACGCGAGCCAGGTACGATCTGAAGCGAGCGTCCGCTGCCCGCGAAAGAACTGCTCGCACTGGTTGAGCCAGTTGAGAGGGTCCTCCGTGCCCTCGTAGGTGGCGAAGTCCAGTTTGGCGAAGCGAGGGGGTGTCGGACCATCGTGCCCGGGGTGGCTGCAGTCGGCGGCAGCGAGTGTGCCGGGTCGGGGATCTCCGGGGCATAGGTCGCCGAGCCGGAGGGACGGTCAAACCGGAGGGAGGGCGTCGGGTGCTCCGGCGTGGTATACACCCGGGCCGGCGACGAGCCGGCCGCCCACGCGGGAATTGGCGATGGCGATGGAGGAAACTGCACCTGGTGCAGGGGCCGACCCGTGGGCCTGGGCGCGGGTGGTGATGTAGTCGACGATGGCGGCGCCGGGAGGAGCTGCGGCGCCGCAGCCAGCGTCGAAGTAGCCGGCGGGGGCGCCTGAAGAAGCTGCTGGGAGGGTCCCCCAGCGGTGCGGTGGCGGCCGGCCACGCGGGCCAAGGGTTCCCCTTGGTTGGGTAGTGCtgcagcagcagcggcggcgggggcAGCCCTCCGTAGGGCGACTGGAAGGTCGGGGCGGCCCATGGAAGAGGCGGCGGCCCGTAGGCGGTGGTGGTGGCGCTCGGCGGCGGGGGCTGGTTCCCGGCGAGGTAGAGGCTGATGCCTTTGACCGCCTGGACGAGCTTCCGAAGGGTGCCCGAGACCTCCTCGAGCGAGAGGATGGGGGGTGGCTCTGCCGCGGTGGCGATCGGCGCTGTCGGGGTGGCCGTCCCGGATGTGAGCGCCGGCATGGACGCGGACGGGGCTGGCGGCAGCGTAGGTGAGGCGTTGGTGTTTGGCAGCAGCGGCGGTGATGGAGGAAGCGACATGATCGAGTTGGTGTCTCTGAATACCAAATTGATAGGACTAGGGTTCCTACCAGGCCTCCAGCGCAGGTTGTACGGGCAAGGAGGAAGGGGACGAGGGCTGGAGCGGGCGCGCCGGCGGACAGGCGCCGTCGCGGCTAGGGTTAGAGGCGGCAGCGGCTAGGGTTCCGGCTCCTCAGGGAGTCGGGCAACAGAAGATTATAATATCTTTATTGCTTGATCTCAACGGTGTCTTACAACTAGTATTTATAATTTTAGCCTAAGATAACTTGTGAGCCAAGCCCCTAATACTAATGCTCGGTGGGCCTCTTCCTAGTATAGACCAAGCCGGTCATAACATCGATACCTTTTTTTTTCTCTCGAACAGCCATTGTCAATACTTATACTTGTTAGTTTCAGCTATTTGaggccttgtacaatgcaagACGTTTAGGGGAGGTGCTTAGAGAAATAAACTAGTCTTTCTTTAAGCACCGATGCTTATTTGTACAGGGTAGACGCTTATTAGGCGTCTTTTCTGTAGAAATAGGTATTAGTCTTTTTCAAAATAGGCTAGTCATTGGCAGTGTGTATGATGTGATCCATTATCATTAAAttacgcccccccccccccccccccccctcttgtACTCTTACTCACAGTGGTGGAGCTTCCCTATGACCAACGGGCCATCCTAATCTAGAAATATGCTTAGATTTCTCAAATTTTAAGCATACCTCATCAGTTTGGCCCCCTCAACATTTTCCTTCAACCTCTGTCACTGCTCTTACTGTAACTCAACTGGTAGAAAATTCATTTGACATTATAGCTTTGTGCACTTGATGTTGCATGACTCTCGAGTTGTAAAAAAAAACTTGAATTCGGATAAAGAGCATCTATCTTCTGTGTGATCTATCTTTCGGCAGCATGAAAATCTGTGTATATCACTAGAGTGAGGTGATTCTTCTCATAACCGAACTGATGACAGCCTTTGGATAGATATGGAGCATGTCAATGCGCATCTGAATGGATCAGTTACTGTCTTCCTTTTTCGTTCCTTTCTTTCTCTGTAATTATGTTATTGCTGTTTCTTAAGCATATAACTTAACTGTTTATAACTTGTGGCAATGTGGCCTTGATTTCTGCTTCACATGTTGATAATGTCTTAATGGCTCAAAATCTAGTTCTTTTTTGGCGAATAAAAATGTACGAAGTTAAATAGTAAGAAATGTGCAACACCGTTTTCTGTTTTGATATTGATTGCGCGTAAAAAATAGTATGTGCTGCACCCTGCATTTTTTGTTATTTGTTTGATTCCCAATTTGCATGTGCTTTTTAAACTTTTGTTGTTCTACTCTCTTTTCTAGAGCGATGACATGTCCGATTTTTATTTTATCTGCAGAGTGGAAGACAAGCTattttcaatctgagcagccaccttaggcctcctttggtttggacgaattttataggaattcgccctatagtgagtcgtattacaattcactggccgtcgttttacaacgtcgtgactgggaaaaccctggcgttacccaacttaatcgccttgcagcacatccccctttcaTAGGAAATAAAAATAAGGCTAGACTTAATGAAAAAATTCCTTtgatgtcaaccaaatgacatcttgttccctattcctactcatagaatttgagatacatgtcatctcattttctataagattcctattcctataataattctatcctatgaaccaaaagaggccttaACATCTGTAACAGCAAGGAAGGAATGGTGGCGACTTTTTAAGATATCTGCCATTTGTATATAATAGTGATAGCCTTGTTTGTTTTCTTTTGTCATCGTTGGTGAACACTCTGCAGTGATCATAGTAACTTCCCAGTCTCTTTTTGCATACTCTGGATTGTTTATCACATGTGTCACGTGGTGTAAGAGCAACACTAACGGGGCGACCCAAACGGACGTGTGTTTTGTCCGCTTTTTGTCTATTTGGGTCGGCCAGGCGGACGTGCGCGTCCGCATTTTAAAATAGGTCGGTTTGACCGCCCAACGGGGAGGCCGACCCAAATGTGCCGTCGTGGAAAAATAATAATTAGTTACATGAAATAAATATAAATAAACATAATTAAACATAATGCGTCGCGTTGGAGCATGACGTTGTAGCGCATCTGCTCCTCGCCGTCGGCCTACTCCTGGCAAAGCCAGTGCTCCTTCCATCGCTCGAGGtgggccgcctcctcctccggcgtcGCGGCGAAGTGGACGGGAGGCGCGCTCACCCACTCGCGGTACTAACCCGTCCACGAGTAGGCCTCCTCCGGCCAAGTGGGTGGAGGTGGGGAGCGCTTATGCGTCGGCTCCGGCTCCGGCTCCGGCTTGGGCTGGACGGGCGGCGACGGTGGCGGCACGAAGAGCGGGGTGTGGACAGAGTCCCCCGCTGCCGACAGGGCAAGGGCTTGCTCCAGCCCATCCCAGTGCGCGTCCTCCTCGAGTCGGCTAGCCTTCAGCGCGTGCTGCAGGGCCTCCTCGAGGGCGGCTTGGtactccgcctccgcctccatgTCCTCCGGCTTTACCTGCGGGGGCGGCGGTGGGAACGGCGGCGGGACGGCGTCGACACCCGAGCGTCGTTGCTCCTCGTGTTCGAGGGCGAACCACGCCTCCCAGTTGGGGGAGTCGACGGCGTACTCTGGCAGCCGACGCCGCTCCGGCGTGAGCTGCGCGCGGCGCCTGCGCACCTCGTCGTCGTGCGCACGTTGGGTACGAGGAACCGCCGGCACCGGGATCCGCTGCGGATCCAGATGCCAACGGTGCGGCAGCGTGACATCGGGGTATGACAATGGCTGCATGTACTCCCAGCGCCACCGCGCTTGGTGCACCGGGATGTGCAGGCGCCGGCGACCAGGGCGGAAACGCGTCGccgccggaggaggaggaagggggaaggggagcACGGGAGGACGAGGCACCGGGGAtgcccttgcccttgcccttgccATTGCTGCTGCCGAAGAGGCCCATGGCTAGGGTTTGCGGTCGCCGGCAAGGAAGCAAAGGGAGTGGTGGGGGGAGGCAGATGTGGACGGGAGAAGTGGATGAGGTCGACCCCGCCGCACGCGTGGTTAAAAAAAGATGCTTCCACTGGCTGACGCGTGGGCCCGCTGTCGGTGGTCGTCATAAATAAGATGACCGGTGGCGGTTGGGTGGCCGCCAGGTGGGGACGCGGCGGACCAGGCGCAATTTTGGGCCGGAAATGAGTCGGCGCGAACGACAGGCATACACGATTTGAGTTTGGATCGGCGCGTTGGGCCGCTACTTTTGTCCGCGCCAATCCAAACAGACGCgggcggacgaaatgggtcgccccattggagttgctctaaccTCCCAGTCTCTGATTTTGTGTGAATTACCTTTTGTGGATTGTTTCGGCATCCGTTTGAGTGTTTTTGTGCTGCCCACCACAACCCTGcaatcttctatatctaaatagctagtcCCACTAATAATTTTAAAGCACATACAGCTAGCTACCATCATCCCAATTGCAAACATGTGTGTGTCCTTCATACCCAATTTTCTTCTTCCACACTTTTGCCGGGTTTTTTTTTAATAAACCCCCTAACGATAATTGGGTGTACATATGATGTTTTCAAAGCTATGCAATATATTACTAATTCAAATATTCATCTTCATACAATCAAATATCAATGAAGATATATGGCAGCCAATTTCTGCAGAACACATGGGGTTTCACCTAGTTCCTTCAATTTTCCAGCCTCATTTTCTACATATTTAAGCTTTGGAAAAGGTAAAATCTGAACGTTTTTTTATGGCAATTTTAGTTGACACAAGGGTTGACAAGTTTAGTTGGCAAGCACAGCAATTTCGTGGCAAAAGCCAAATTGAGGGTGGATTTGTCATGCTTACCGACTAAACTTGTCATGGTTAACAAATAATTGCCACAAAAAACATTGGTCAAATCCCAAGCGGTTCAGGACTTATCAATGTCATTAACTTATCAGATCAGGGTCAACCCGTCAGAAAATGAGAAATTTGAGGTGCAGGTTAGGCCACTATCAGCTAGCATGTGATAGACGGAAGATAAGACGTCGCACAGGCTATAGCCGAGACTAGCTGAAACGCAGAGACAAAAGGCAACACGATGTCATATTCAAAATTAGAGAAATTAGCTTTAGCTAGGCTATAGTGGCGTTGTCAAACTTTCGCTTAACGTTCAAAATTACAGAAATTAGCTTTGGCTAGGTTGTAGTTGCGTCAGTTTGATTTGTACTATTGGCTATCAGTTTCAAAGGCCTTCGGGTCAGAGAGCGCAACAAAACCAAACCAAACTGAGCGATCACCTTAGGTCACCAACCTTTTCAGAACCATAATCTTTACAGTGCTAAGTCACCCATATGCCCTTTGTGCTACTTAATAAATGCGGCAGTAAATCATCTCCTTGTAACATCTCATACCAAAAACAAGCGTTTTCTCAACAGACTCGCTTCATGGGAAGCACCCTAATTGACGCTCCTAAACTCCGGTGACAAAATGTCTCAAGAACAGCATTCGGCACTTCTGCGAGCAGGGACCATAGGCGTGATACTTCAGTCAAACTATGCCATTGGTTGTCGCCTCCTGAAATACAAGATTATAACCAAGTTAATCATAATTTGATACTTGTAATTTCTAATAACATGGAAAAGCATCTTTCCTAGTAATTATAAATGCTGAACTTGGTGGTGAATTCGCATGTAGGCCTACTAGGTTTCACAATAAACAAATACACTCCTCCCCACAACCTTCAAAGAGACATAAATAATTGTACTTTGCTCACATGTGAGACCTAACACAAAAAAACAAATACCAGACCCATGGCCTTGTGACGCAATCAACTTACTAAtgactactccctccgttccgaattacttgtcgcagatatggatgtatctagatgtattttagttctagatacatccatttctgcgacgagtaatttggaacggagggagtaccttgatAGGATTCAAATTTGCATATGATGTCTCACTTCAAATCTTGCAAAGTACCTACTACGGTCACTTAAAATCCTCTGACGCCTACCACTCCTTATcatatttttgctttattttaaTCGTCAATCGTGTAACAGCCTTAGGACACTATCATCTTTTCACCGTCTCCTAAACAAGTGGCTTAACTCTTCGTTTTTTATGACTACGCATGGGCATTGTGCTAGTAGGCAATACAAACTGAGTGGAGCGAGTCCACATTCAGTTATCCAAAATGGATGGTTTCGCTAGAAATTTTTTTTAATAGTCCATAGACTGCATAGCTTTTTTCATAGTGTCAAAAAAGGATCTTAAagtttggaacggagggagtataatttagTTATTACTAGCCAAAATAGCAAGATACTAATGAAGAACAGATGCAAAAATTCCCAAGTGACCTCTGATGAAATACCTTTTTGGTCGGATGCGGTCCTCCTCAAAATCCATTATTCCTCCAGATTCAGAGAGAAAGTCGTCATGCCCCCGTAAGTCATTGTCTGCCTGCTTACATTGTTCAACTTCTGCTATCAAGTAAGAAAATGGTCCAGCAATTCCACTATTTAATAAAATTAGTTGCTACCATATGAACATTCAACAGTTGATAACTAAAATCAGAAAGCGAACAACTTTAGGTAAAAAATACAGCAGAATGAATATAATCAACAACTTATTGTCATATGAGATATGCAAGACTATATATTGCTACAGATAAAAGGAAAATATTTTATACCTACTAAAAACTATAAATAGTAGGAACTTTCAATTTTATCCAACTGACCTTGACTGACTTCTTGGCTTCTTCCACTCTGTCTTCAAATTCTTTCTGGTGCTTCTTGTTCGATTCACTTGTTGTATCCGCCCACTTGATTTTCTCCTGAATTTGGTGTAATAAATTATCTGATGTTCCCAACCTGTGAAATGTACACATTTGGATCATAATGGTAGCAATATACTTCTGTCGAGCCTCCTTGCGATAGTCACTTCATAATGCACAGTGGATATAAAACCAATATTTTAACTTCTTTAGTTTGTTATTGAAATGTCAGTCGTAGAAAAACAACATGCATACATGTCACAACAGCCAACTGACAGACACTTATCTCCTTCATAACTAATAAGGGGATTCAGACATAGCAGAGAGAAAAAAAAAACATGCCTAGACATGCTACCCACTACAGTTTCAGAACAGAACTGAAAATTACACTAACCAAATAATGGTTATTCAAAACAATATGAAAAGATTCACATTTCTTGAACAGATGGAGATAAACTTGTCGAAACATATAAATACACACCAGTCAGACAAGGTCTCAATCATGTTGGTTAGCTGATCATGTGTGAGGTCCCTTCCAGCTGCAAATTGTACCTGAAATACAAGGAAACAAATAATAAGGGAATATTGCTAGAAAGATGAAGAACAAATTCATCAATGATGTAACATATATAGGCTGCATATGTCTTACTTCAAAGCACCGCCGCAGTTGGTCCAACTTGCCTCTGACAATACCCTAATGAAACATGCAAAATGTTACAAAATTGAAGCAAATTAACTAAATGTTTTGGAAATCAAGAAACACAGTATATTAATCCTAAAGGGTAAAGACAAAACCACACAGCGAAGGCATATCACAATCTAAATCTCACAAATAtgaaaaatactccctccgtcccataatataagtgcgtttttgacactacactaaaTGATAAATAATAATTTCAAAAGAGCCATTTcttgctaatgaagttgaaggaTGAGAATATATAGAATGCAAGTGTGTAATAAAAGAGAACACAAGGACTCACTGAGTACATGCACTCATTGATGAGGAAATCTTCAAGTTCTCTCACATTGGAAACGTCTAGCTCTTGCATGAGCTGATCATATGGAAGTACCTAAGAAAGGAATGAGAAAAAAAGTATGTTTACGATTACCTGGCGTGAAACATAGCTCATATCAGAATTAAAAAGAATTACtgcctactccctccgtttctaaatgtaagcctttttagatatttcaatacagactacatacagatgtatatagacatattttagagtgtagattcactcattttgctccgtacgtagtccatattggaatctctaaaaagtattatatttaggaacggagggagtatatacgTTTAATCAAGCTAAAAGGATAAAGATAGGCCCAGAAATTTTGTAACCCTTGATTACACAAACATAATGAAGTTCCTGCAGCTATTGTTTATCAATTTATAAAGGAAAAATACCAGTAAACCTTGCAGACTTGGCTCCCAAACATACAGAAATACACAAACCATTTACAACTAGAGAACTAAGAGGCACTAGAAGATTCAAGAAATCCAGACAACAAATACGCCGTCCTAAAACGACAGGCAGCACTGGAACTACTGCTCGCATGATTACATGCGAGTTTATCAAGTTTCATTCTGTGTCCAAAGAAAGGGGAGCTGCACAGAAATGCTAGGCATATTAGACAAGATAGCTAGAATTTATACCTTGGTTGACTCAGCCAAAGTTAGCACACTGAGTTGCTTCAGCTTCCGGGCTTGATCAGGCAACAATGCAGGGAGGGCGCTAGAATTACCTACAGATAAAGAGTAATTACTCAAGCAATACATTTTCATATTTTCGTATGTTGCAGGGCATACTAATGGTGATGATAGATGAAACAAAGTTCTAGCAATCAAAGACATGCTAAACTAAGTTGTATCAAAGCGTAACACAGGTGGCTATTTGTATTAATTCAACTGAGCATCAAAGCGTAAACATCAACCGTTAATTAGATGAGTAAAATTATGTAGATTTAACGTCCCCAGCAAAGTTGCCCTGTTATGCGTTCATTAGGGCTTCAGGGCAAATGGCTAAATTAATAGCGTACTACACAAACACATGGCAGATCAGATAATGAGTCACAAAGCACAAAATACAACAAACTGGAATAAACAAAACACCGCCTACATATCAAATCAAAAGGGCAATGCATCATGTGTGCACATCAGGCCAAGGGAGATATCTTACTCTTGTAGTCCTTGAGGGTGCCGTAGGCGAAGAGGCGGAGCAGGTCCAGCGACGAGGCGTACTGCGTGCCCGTTAGCTGCACCAGAGGAGCCACACCACGGAACAATAGATCGACTCAGAAACCCCATCGGTGGGAACTGAAAACCCTAACACCTAACACCGCGTCGGCGCATAGACGGGCAGTGCAAGCAGCAGATACCTTGGAGAGGGCTGGAAGGGTGAGGAGCTCGGAGAAGGCAAAGAGCGCCGGGTGGGAGGTGGCCTCGAGCACGAGCGCCGCCAGCTGAGGAGCCGAGGAgagcgccgccgcctgcgccgaaAACTGCTCGATCAGCTCCGCCTGCCGCCGCTCCGCGTCCATCGCCATCTCAGCCGGCGACGGGAGGTGCTGGTAGGGTTAGGGTTCGGGGGATCTCTGTCTCTCCTGCTAGTCCTGCGGTTTTGCTTTCGCTTCGCCTCCCTGTGGGCTTCTCGTGTAGTTTTTGGCTTCCGGTGGGGTTTTGGTTTGGATTTTTGTTTCGGGATGGAGTCGACTCGGTGCCGGTGGTGTCCGCCAGGTTGCCGCGTACTTTGCGTGGGTCGCTTCCGTTGAGATTAGttgtatttatttatttatttatgtatTGACGAGAGAGATTAGTTATTTTCTTAGTCGCGTTGAGATTAGATTATAATTCTTTTAAACAAATTTATAAAATCTCAAAAATATGGTATCGATTTAGAAAATTTCAGTTATATATAAAAATCCCATCATCCTCCCCTGGACCGAAGAGTGGCTCTTCGTCACGTGGGCCAAAGAGAACTCTACGTTTCAAGAAAGACTGAAGAGAGAATTTTGATCCGTTGCCAAATTCTTACTCCAACTAAATTGTCTTGATGACAAAAATCGATTAAGACAAAGAATAGCTTAAAtataacacccacaatgcggctatatctcccacgtgtcgaatcacgacttagagacataaccgcattgtaggtaTGTCGCAAgagggtaatctttacacatctcatgtactaaataagtaagagataaagagttgacttacaatcaccacttcacacaatacataaaaataacattacatcatccagatacaattaaggtccgactacggaactaaataaagaaagacaacccctaatgcaaaagatctcCGATCGTCCCgaccgggctccactactgatcaactggaaacgaaacaacacaacgaacacgatcttcattgaactcccacttgagctcggttgcgtcacctgcactgatatcatcggcacctgcaaactgtttggaagtatctgtgagccacgaggactcagcaatctcacaccctcgcgattaagactatttaagcttaaatgtagtaaagggtagtgaggtggagctg contains:
- the LOC125536741 gene encoding formin-2-like; translated protein: MSLPPSPPLLPNTNASPTLPPAPSASMPALTSGTATPTAPIATAAEPPPILSLEEVSGTLRKLVQAVKGISLYLAGNQPPPPSATTTAYGPPPLPWAAPTFQSPYGGLPPPPLLLQHYPTKGNPWPAWPAATAPLGDPPSSFFRRPRRLLRRWLRRRSSSRRRHRRLHHHPRPGPRVGPCTRPSLRLGDLCPGDPRPGTLAAADCSHPGHDGPTPPRFAKLDFATYEGTEDPLNWLNQCEQFFRGQRTLASDRTWLASYHLRGAAQTWYYALEQDEGGMPPWERFRELCLLRFGPPIRGSRLAALGRLQFTSTVQDYADRFQALACHAPSVSGIQRAELFVGGLPDHIRADVELRDPPASRRPCTTP
- the LOC125537325 gene encoding COP9 signalosome complex subunit 7-like isoform X2 — translated: MAMDAERRQAELIEQFSAQAAALSSAPQLAALVLEATSHPALFAFSELLTLPALSKLTGTQYASSLDLLRLFAYGTLKDYKSNSSALPALLPDQARKLKQLSVLTLAESTKVLPYDQLMQELDVSNVRELEDFLINECMYSGIVRGKLDQLRRCFEVQFAAGRDLTHDQLTNMIETLSDWLGTSDNLLHQIQEKIKWADTTSESNKKHQKEFEDRVEEAKKSVKKLNNVSRQTMTYGGMTTFSLNLEE
- the LOC125537325 gene encoding COP9 signalosome complex subunit 7-like isoform X1; the protein is MAMDAERRQAELIEQFSAQAAALSSAPQLAALVLEATSHPALFAFSELLTLPALSKLTGTQYASSLDLLRLFAYGTLKDYKSNSSALPALLPDQARKLKQLSVLTLAESTKVLPYDQLMQELDVSNVRELEDFLINECMYSGIVRGKLDQLRRCFEVQFAAGRDLTHDQLTNMIETLSDWLGTSDNLLHQIQEKIKWADTTSESNKKHQKEFEDRVEEAKKSVKADNDLRGHDDFLSESGGIMDFEEDRIRPKRRRQPMA